In Natrinema versiforme, the following are encoded in one genomic region:
- a CDS encoding PQQ-binding-like beta-propeller repeat protein, which produces MRDPDTAADKHDLPRHATARQDSRNWSRRQALASLTSAGTLALAGCSLRSALSSVQPLWERDFSGATAASPPSATDEHVLVGGQDKRLHGFTADGERILTVETGGPIEARPAVPSSDGPVHVHSTDGDLYTVELSGERLWHVEGQTQNGWLGRHGSLLVGIDPVDGVVTGYDARDGTRRFQRSGRGYPLPTLSDSACIFPVTNSDDDTRLITLAPATGEVLWESPPRNGYPYVVAAGDRIVTVRNSTVRMHRVRDGHVLWRTVVDGDVTGHFDPPIWLGEHVYVRIRHDDRSDELVAIERDGGTIQWRRTVGYELETVTATSQGVFVASSVDDPDGGILIRLDAFDLDGTRRWQTTTDIEIGGTVEALGRSGEILFTASDNELAAYDPATGSRRWRYDPESSRIGVTTADGALYISYRDRGGVARLPTS; this is translated from the coding sequence ATGCGTGATCCCGACACCGCTGCCGACAAGCACGACCTGCCGCGGCACGCGACTGCCCGACAGGACAGCCGGAACTGGTCGCGTCGGCAGGCGCTCGCCTCGCTCACGTCGGCGGGCACGCTCGCGCTAGCAGGGTGCAGCCTGCGGTCGGCGCTGTCCAGTGTCCAACCCCTCTGGGAGCGTGACTTCTCGGGCGCAACAGCCGCAAGTCCACCGTCCGCGACCGACGAACACGTCCTCGTCGGTGGACAGGACAAACGCCTCCACGGGTTTACGGCCGATGGGGAACGGATCCTCACCGTCGAAACCGGTGGTCCCATCGAGGCGCGACCGGCCGTCCCGTCATCGGACGGTCCGGTCCACGTCCACAGCACCGACGGTGACCTCTACACGGTCGAGCTGTCGGGGGAGCGACTATGGCACGTGGAGGGACAAACCCAGAACGGGTGGCTCGGTCGACACGGCTCGCTGCTGGTCGGCATCGATCCGGTCGACGGTGTGGTCACCGGCTACGATGCGCGCGACGGCACACGTCGCTTCCAGCGATCCGGCCGAGGGTATCCCCTCCCCACACTCAGTGACTCGGCCTGCATCTTCCCTGTCACGAACTCGGACGACGACACGAGGCTGATTACGCTCGCTCCGGCAACCGGCGAGGTGCTGTGGGAGTCGCCACCTCGTAATGGCTACCCCTACGTCGTGGCTGCCGGCGACCGGATCGTGACGGTCCGCAATTCTACCGTGCGGATGCACCGGGTCCGTGATGGGCACGTCCTCTGGCGGACCGTGGTGGACGGTGACGTGACTGGCCACTTTGATCCGCCAATCTGGCTCGGCGAGCACGTCTACGTGCGTATCCGCCATGATGATCGCTCGGACGAGCTAGTTGCCATCGAGCGCGATGGGGGAACCATACAGTGGCGCCGAACCGTCGGGTACGAACTCGAGACGGTGACGGCGACCTCACAAGGTGTGTTCGTTGCGAGTTCGGTCGACGACCCCGACGGTGGCATTCTAATCCGGCTGGACGCGTTCGACCTCGATGGGACCCGGCGGTGGCAGACGACAACTGACATCGAAATCGGCGGGACGGTCGAGGCACTAGGCCGTTCCGGTGAGATCCTCTTTACGGCCAGCGATAACGAACTCGCCGCCTACGACCCTGCTACCGGGAGCCGCCGGTGGCGGTACGATCCGGAGTCCTCCCGGATCGGTGTGACGACGGCTGATGGCGCGCTGTACATTTCTTACCGCGACCGCGGTGGCGTGGCGCGGCTTCCGACGAGCTGA
- a CDS encoding cold-shock protein — MANGTVDFFNDTGGYGFISTDDGDLDDDEDVFFHMEDVGGEDLTEGTEVEFDIESSPKGPRAANVVRQ, encoded by the coding sequence ATGGCAAACGGAACGGTTGATTTCTTCAACGACACTGGCGGCTATGGTTTCATTTCGACTGACGACGGCGACCTCGACGACGACGAAGACGTTTTCTTCCACATGGAGGATGTCGGCGGAGAGGACCTGACGGAAGGTACCGAGGTTGAGTTCGATATCGAGTCCTCACCAAAGGGACCTCGCGCAGCGAACGTCGTCCGGCAGTAA